A window of the Microvirga terrae genome harbors these coding sequences:
- the kduD gene encoding 2-dehydro-3-deoxy-D-gluconate 5-dehydrogenase KduD, which yields MTASFDLTGKTAIVTGANTGLGQAIAVALAQAGASLVAVGRSAMDETERLCREAGAGFHAVQADLSSLEPIERIVAEAVSVTGRIDVLVNNAGIIRRADAIGFTEKDWDDVMNVNLKSTFFLSQAVARTMLADGHGGKIINIASLLSFQGGIRIPSYTASKSGLAGLTRLLACEWAAKGINVNAIAPGYFVTNNTEALRGDPKRSADILARIPAGRWGDPTDLAGAAVFLASPAANYVHGIVLPVDGGWLAR from the coding sequence GTGACGGCCTCGTTCGATCTGACCGGCAAGACGGCGATCGTGACCGGGGCCAATACCGGCCTGGGCCAGGCCATTGCCGTTGCCCTGGCGCAGGCCGGCGCCTCCCTCGTGGCCGTCGGCCGCTCCGCCATGGACGAGACCGAGCGCCTGTGCCGCGAGGCCGGCGCGGGCTTCCATGCCGTCCAGGCGGACCTGTCGAGCCTGGAGCCCATCGAACGGATCGTCGCCGAAGCGGTCTCGGTGACCGGACGGATCGACGTCCTCGTCAACAATGCCGGCATCATCCGCCGGGCGGATGCCATCGGGTTCACGGAGAAGGACTGGGATGATGTGATGAACGTCAATCTCAAATCGACCTTCTTCCTGTCGCAGGCGGTCGCCCGAACCATGCTGGCGGATGGGCACGGCGGCAAGATCATCAACATCGCGTCGCTGCTGTCATTCCAGGGCGGCATCCGCATCCCGTCCTATACGGCGAGCAAGAGCGGTCTGGCCGGACTCACGCGGCTCCTCGCCTGCGAATGGGCCGCGAAGGGCATCAACGTGAATGCCATCGCGCCGGGCTATTTCGTCACCAACAACACCGAGGCGCTCCGCGGCGATCCGAAGCGAAGCGCCGACATTCTCGCGCGGATCCCGGCCGGACGGTGGGGGGATCCGACGGACCTCGCCGGCGCCGCTGTCTTCCTGGCATCGCCCGCGGCAAACTACGTCCACGGCATCGTCCTGCCGGTGGACGGCGGCTGGCTGGCACGCTGA
- the kduI gene encoding 5-dehydro-4-deoxy-D-glucuronate isomerase: MTIEIRQVCHPEAVRHFSSAELRRHFLIETLFVPGAVKLTYSHIDRLVVGGATPTAGAIRLESHKQIGSPNFLDRRELGIVNLGGAGRVHTDGEIHDLAPRDALYVAMGTKDVVFESLDEATPAKFYLVSTPAHARFETVKIGLDRARRVDLGDAANGNVRTIFQMIHPEVCRSAQLVLGMTQLKPGSMWNTMPAHLHDRRSEVYVYFDMQPDTRVFHFMGEPDETKHLVVANEQAILSPGWSIHSGVGTSNYTFVWAMGGDNQDFTDMDMVPMESLR, from the coding sequence ATGACCATCGAAATTCGGCAGGTATGCCACCCCGAGGCCGTGCGCCATTTCAGCTCGGCCGAGCTGCGCCGCCATTTCCTGATCGAGACGCTGTTCGTTCCCGGCGCGGTGAAACTGACCTACAGTCATATCGACCGGCTCGTGGTCGGTGGTGCGACCCCCACCGCCGGGGCGATCCGGCTGGAATCGCACAAGCAGATCGGCTCGCCGAACTTCCTGGACCGGCGTGAGCTCGGAATCGTCAACCTCGGCGGCGCGGGGCGCGTTCATACCGATGGAGAGATTCACGATCTTGCTCCGCGCGATGCGCTCTATGTCGCCATGGGCACGAAGGATGTCGTCTTCGAGAGCCTCGACGAGGCTACGCCAGCGAAGTTCTACCTCGTCAGCACGCCCGCCCATGCGCGCTTCGAGACGGTGAAGATCGGCCTCGACCGGGCCCGCCGGGTCGATCTGGGCGATGCCGCGAACGGCAATGTCCGGACGATCTTCCAGATGATCCACCCGGAGGTGTGCCGCTCGGCCCAACTCGTCCTCGGCATGACCCAGCTGAAGCCCGGCAGCATGTGGAACACCATGCCGGCGCATCTGCACGACCGCCGCTCGGAGGTTTATGTCTATTTCGACATGCAGCCCGACACGCGCGTGTTCCACTTCATGGGCGAGCCCGACGAGACGAAGCATCTCGTGGTCGCCAACGAGCAGGCGATCCTGTCTCCCGGCTGGTCGATCCATTCCGGCGTCGGCACCAGCAACTACACCTTCGTGTGGGCCATGGGCGGCGACAACCAGGACTTCACCGATATGGATATGGTGCCCATGGAGTCGCTGCGGTGA
- a CDS encoding cupin domain-containing protein: MNRINEPFAFDSTIDWEPAGEGIRRKVLTYNAEVMMVRVAFQAGAVGTPHSHPHIQCSLVEAGVFDVTIAGRTERLKQGDSFLVPPNAIHGAVSIEAGVLLDVFTPMREDFV; the protein is encoded by the coding sequence ATGAACCGTATCAACGAACCTTTCGCCTTCGACAGCACCATCGACTGGGAGCCCGCAGGCGAAGGCATCCGCCGCAAGGTCCTCACGTACAATGCGGAGGTCATGATGGTGCGCGTGGCCTTCCAGGCCGGGGCCGTGGGCACGCCCCACTCGCATCCGCACATCCAGTGCAGCCTCGTCGAGGCGGGCGTCTTCGACGTGACCATCGCGGGCCGGACCGAGCGGCTGAAGCAGGGCGACAGCTTCCTCGTGCCGCCGAACGCGATCCACGGGGCGGTGTCCATCGAGGCCGGCGTGCTGCTCGACGTCTTCACCCCTATGCGCGAGGATTTTGTCTAG